The following DNA comes from Populus trichocarpa isolate Nisqually-1 chromosome 19, P.trichocarpa_v4.1, whole genome shotgun sequence.
TTATGTAAATATATGATGTCAAAGGGCTTGTTGCTTGACCGTGTTAACTACACATCTCTGATGGATGGCTTCTTCAAGACAGGAAGGGAGTCAGCTGCATTCACCATGGCTGAAAAAATGGCAGAGACAGGTATAAAATTTGATGTTGTTGCATATAATGTGCTAATTAACGGTCTCTTGAGGCTTGGCAAATATGATGCAGAATCTGTTTATTCTGGAATAAGAGAGTTGGGTTTGGCTCCTGATCGTGCTACATATAACACCATGATTAATGCATATTGCAAGCAGGGGAAACTGGAAAATGCCATTAAGCTTTGGAATGAGATGAAGGGTCATTCAGTAATGCCAAATTCAATTACTTGTAATATTCTGGTAGGAGGGCTTTCTAAAGCTGGTGAGACTGAAAGAGCCATAGATGTGTTGAATGAAATGTTGCTCTGGGGAATTTGCCCTAACGTAACCATTCATAGAGCTCTACTGAATGCATGCTCAAAATGCGAAAGGGCTGACACAATTTTGCAAATGCATAAGCGACTTGTTGGGATGGGACTTAAAGCCAATCGAGAAGTTTATAACAGCCTTATCACGGTTTTATGTGGGCTAGGCATGACTAAAAGAGCAACTTTAGTATTAAACAACATGACTAAAGAGGGAATTTCAGCAGATACCGTCACGTATAATGCCCTCATACATGGACATTTTAAAAGCAGTCACATCGAGAAGGCTCTTGCCACATACACTCAGATGTTAAATGAAGGAGTTTCTCCTGGTATCAGAACTTACAATCTCCTTTTGGGTGGTCTCTTAGCAGCAGGTTTGATGAGCAAGGCATATGAAATACTTAGTAAAATGAAGGATAGTGGCCTAGATCCTGATGCTTCTCTATACAATACTCTAATCTCTGGCCATGGTAAGATTGGTAATAAGAAGGAAGCTATAAAATTTTACTGTGAAATGGTTACTAAAGGCCTTGTTCCCAAGACTAGCACCTATAATGTGCTTATTGAAGATTTTGCCAAGGTAGGAAAGATGGATCAGGCTAGAGAACTTCTGAATGAGATGCAAGTGAGAAGGGTGCCCCCTAATTCTTCCACTTACGACATACTAATATGTGGCTGGTGCAATTTATCAAAACAACCAGAACTGGATAGGATATCAAAGAAGACATACAGGACTGAAGCAAGAACCTTATTTGCAGAGATGAATGAGAAGGGGTTTGTCCCATGTGAAAATACTCTAGCTTGTATCAGCTCTACCTTTGCTAGACCTGGAATGGTGGTTGATGCTAAGCATATGTTGAAGGACAtgtacaaaagaaaacaaagttagTACAGGGGTGAACGTAAAAGACAGGAAAGGCCATGTTCTGTGATAGCCAGCCTTTGCAATACCATTTAACATATTCAGTACTGCTGCTATTGCAACACTTCATTATGAATTGCTTGCACATAAATCTTCAGATAAAATAACTGGTATTGGCTTCTCATTGTAACTTGTAGCTATTTCAGTTTACTTGATTAAAGCCTGCTTTTTGCAACTGGGTTGTGGTATTGACCATGAGCTAttgtctttttactttttttcttttcttttctgggtgAAGACCAAAGATGAGTAAAAGGTGTCAAGGATctgattctttttcttaattttcataaGTTGACTTGTTTTGCTAATTTGCAAGAACTTTGGATAAATCaatcaaaagtaaattttaacaACCATTGCATGAGAAAAGAATGAGCTTTCAGTGTCTTCCACTCTCAGgacatcataatttattttgatagattgTTAATTCTGGCcctttgtgttttcttttcccttcaTGCCTATGAAATCAgttctttttttagaata
Coding sequences within:
- the LOC7491083 gene encoding pentatricopeptide repeat-containing protein At5g14770, mitochondrial isoform X2; this encodes MPLAWFLSKRDDFDRAKSLIDEILGFRKKKDCAFRKIDDMNDDDGTTNLEPNLVTYTTLISAYCKQHGLSEALSLYEEMISDGFLPDVVTYSSIINGLCKRGMLTEAKALLREMDKMGVNPNHVVYAILVDSLFKAGSAWESFIYQSQMIVCGVSFDLVVCTTLIDGLFKAGKSDEAEAMFCTLAKLNCIPNNITYTAMIDGYCKLGDMDGAESLLRDMEKKQVVPNVVTYSSIINGYTKKGMLDVAVRIMKKMLDQNIMPNAYIYATLIDGHLKAGKQDAAVDLYNEMKLNGLEENSFIVDAFINNLKRGRKMEEAEGLCKYMMSKGLLLDRVNYTSLMDGFFKTGRESAAFTMAEKMAETGIKFDVVAYNVLINGLLRLGKYDAESVYSGIRELGLAPDRATYNTMINAYCKQGKLENAIKLWNEMKGHSVMPNSITCNILVGGLSKAGETERAIDVLNEMLLWGICPNVTIHRALLNACSKCERADTILQMHKRLVGMGLKANREVYNSLITVLCGLGMTKRATLVLNNMTKEGISADTVTYNALIHGHFKSSHIEKALATYTQMLNEGVSPGIRTYNLLLGGLLAAGLMSKAYEILSKMKDSGLDPDASLYNTLISGHGKIGNKKEAIKFYCEMVTKGLVPKTSTYNVLIEDFAKVGKMDQARELLNEMQVRRVPPNSSTYDILICGWCNLSKQPELDRISKKTYRTEARTLFAEMNEKGFVPCENTLACISSTFARPGMVVDAKHMLKDMYKRKQS